The nucleotide sequence AAAAGAGTATGGAATTGACAGGATTTCCGCATGGAGTTACAAAGGAACAGCCTATATGTCTTACATAAGCTGTGACGATCCAGAAATAGTCTGGACGACGCTATTAAAGGTTTACGCCAGCTTGTGAAAGGATTACAATAACCATTTTAACGGCAATAAGTGCGAAAAGTCCAGCCAAGAGGTCGTCTAATACTATTCCAATACCCCCTTTTATTTTATCCACTCTCTTTATACCGAAAGGCTTAAGAATATCAAAAAATCTGAAGAACAAAAAGGCCAACACATAAAGCAAAATATCGTGTTCTAAAAACATTAGAGGAAAAACCATTCCTACCACTTCATCTATGACGCAGATAGCGGGATCATTGCCCAGTAAATCTTCAGCTTTCTGGGAAGCAATTACAGCTACTGGAAGGAGTATCATAAAAATCTGCCAAACATAAATCTTTTTAAAACTTTGAGAAAGGTAAATCAATAACGTAAAAGTCAGGCTCGAGAGGGTACCCGGTCCCAAAGGGATGTATCCCAAAAACGCAAAGGAATACAAAATCTTAAAGACAGTTTCTTTCCCCCTAAAACCGACTATCAAAGCGGCTGCTATTCCCGAAAGGTCATAAAGAAAATCGAACAAGGAAGGTGTACGGGAAGGTAAAAACCGTTGTAAAAGTTCAATTAACCCCGCAATAACAACAGCGATAAAGAAACT is from bacterium and encodes:
- a CDS encoding phosphatidylglycerophosphatase A — protein: MNFSYSFGLVSYILSLFVLGLYPKVRILPVRFDTSFLFHFSAFFLLYLFLLDRFKKKMSSFFIAVVIAGLIELLQRFLPSRTPSLFDFLYDLSGIAAALIVGFRGKETVFKILYSFAFLGYIPLGPGTLSSLTFTLLIYLSQSFKKIYVWQIFMILLPVAVIASQKAEDLLGNDPAICVIDEVVGMVFPLMFLEHDILLYVLAFLFFRFFDILKPFGIKRVDKIKGGIGIVLDDLLAGLFALIAVKMVIVILSQAGVNL